Proteins from one Scleropages formosus chromosome 14, fSclFor1.1, whole genome shotgun sequence genomic window:
- the LOC108942552 gene encoding protein sprouty homolog 2-like, protein MRGGSFQAKMETRTQNGSGSPGLLPVLHDGGRQPLGEAHVRDAPGSQAVVLSLSQIQILGTSNEYTEGPVVAPRPVVRPATGQMDKQKMELTQGQVEEDQDQVVLSGPHNEQDLCSLPSPASSTQSTSTVGSDSRSVARLSSGSTSSGQRLLESSPAQEAVGTQPKSLGTKVEELKSFSAPEPGGHNCRCEDCGRCTCTDCTRPRVLPSCWVCDRRCICSAQTLVDYATCVCCVKCIFYHCSSDDEDVCADDPCSCSQSRCCIRWTAMGFLSLFLPCMLCYLPARGCLQLCQGCHDRLKRPGCRCRSTDTVHCKTVKKPT, encoded by the coding sequence ATGCGAGGAGGGTCTTTCCAAGCAAAGATGGAGACAAGAACTCAAAACGGCAGTGGGTCTCCTGGCTTGCTGCCTGTGCTGCATGATGGCGGAAGGCAACCACTCGGGGAGGCCCACGTCAGGGATGCCCCAGGGTCTCAAGCTGTGGTGCTCTCTCTGAGTCAGATCCAGATCCTTGGCACTTCCAATGAGTACACTGAGGGACCTGTGGTGGCTCCTAGGCCCGTGGTCAGGCCAGCCACTGGGCAAATGGACAAGCAAAAAATGGAGCTTACACAAGGCCAGGTCGAAGAAGACCAGGACCAGGTTGTCCTAAGTGGACCACACAACGAGCAAGACCTTTGCTCTTTGCCGTCTCCAGCTTCCTCAACGCAGTCAACGAGCACCGTTGGCTCAGATTCGCGAAGTGTCGCAAGGCTAAGCTCCGGCAGCACTTCCTCAGGACAGAGGCTCTTGGAGTCCTCTCCAGCGCAGGAGGCTGTCGGAACACAGCCCAAGTCATTGGGCACCAAGGTGGAGGAGTTAAAATCGTTTTCCGCGCCAGAGCCAGGTGGGCACAATTGCCGCTGCGAGGACTGCGGAAGGTGCACGTGCACAGACTGCACAAGGCCCCGAGTGCTGCCATCATGCTGGGTGTGTGACCGTCGCTGTATCTGCTCCGCTCAGACCCTGGTGGACTATGCCACGTGCGTCTGCTGTGTCAAGTGCATCTTTTACCACTGCTCGAGCGATGACGAGGATGTCTGTGCCGACGATCCGTGCTCCTGCAGCCAGTCCCGGTGCTGCATACGGTGGACAGCCATGGGCTTTCTGTCCCTCTTTCTGCCCTGCATGCTGTGTTACCTTCCAGCCAGAGGGTGTCTTCAGTTGTGCCAGGGCTGTCACGACCGTCTGAAGCGGCCAGGTTGCAGGTGCAGAAGCACCGATACCGTCCATTGCAAAACTGTGAAAAAGCCAACGTAA